The genome window GCATATGAGAATTGAATCAAATGTTGAGCATTGTAAAGAAAAAACAAGTGTACACCCTAGTTTATATGTGTGCTCATTGCAACTGGTTAACAGGGCTAGAGGCCATGATACCAATAGACAATTCTTGACTAGTGCTTCAGAGTGCGGGGCGGGAGATTTTTAGAGACTCGGGTGAAAGTTCCCTTTCAACCCTAAAGGCCTGGGTGCAAGCCTCCTTTCAATCGCTGCTATTCAGTCTCCTTTCTCCCATGCATGAAATGGTAATATTTCTCAGAGTCAAATGCAAGGATGGGCACGAGAGCCGTGGGCTTGAATCAACTTTCCCCCCTCTCTACCAACGTCCTTCAAAAGCTTGCACGCTGTTAGGAATCATTTTAGTTGGTCTTAACATGGAGTTCGTATTTTCCTTTGGAGCAGCACGGGATTTCTTTTTGCACAGCCCCAGGGGTCATGAAATCCTCGCGGGAAGCCACGGGCCTTGACACGCGTGCCATCCTTCTCCGCCATCAGATGTCGCTGCGCACCTACCGCGCCCTGACCTTTGACTGGCCTCACTTCCGGTGACGCTCTAGCCGCTGCCGGTCTCCGCTCTCGGTTGTCCCTGTTCCCTAGTTGCAGCCATGGCCGTGGCGACGCCTCTGACTCCTGAAGACCTTCTGCTGCCCAAAAGTGTCTCGGGCAAGGCCGAAGAGCTGGATGAAGAGGTGACGGAAgaggacgacgaggaggaggtAGCGGCCCTCCGTCCTGCTTGTGCGGTGCTCTGCCGGGCCTCGCCATGTGCGAGAGGTCACTCCCTGGGAGCGGGCTGGCCCTGAGCCTGTGGGTGTGAATGAGGTTGGAGGGATGGGGGCGACGCCCGGGCGCTTTCTCTGGGCTGTGGGGTGTCAGGAACTGGGGCTGGAGAATGCCTGGGGGCAGTTTTGGAGGTGTGGATTGAAGGTGATGTGAGGGGCAGTGTTGGAGGTGTGGATTGGCAGTCGTCTGCAAATAGTAGGAGGAGGGAAGGCTGTTGAGGGAGCACCCATTCATCGGTCGTCTTGTGATTCTTATTGCAGCTGGATGAGACTTTGGCAGAGAGGCTTTGGGGCTTGACAGAGATGTTCCCCGAAGGGGTCCGAACTGCGGCTGGAGCGACTTTTGACATGTCTCTTTCTGTTGCCCAGAAAATGTACAGGTGAGAAAAATGAAGGGATCCAAACCCAGTCTCCCGTTTATTCTAAGAGATCACATTAGAGCTGAGCAGAATTATGTGGCATATGTTGTTGGTGAGCATGGCAATATACCATTACTAGAGCTGCAGAATAATGACTCTGAAACCATTGTGAAGTTTTCTATCCTCCTTTATCCCAGGGACTTGGAGCAGCGGTAGTTTCCCCAAATACAAACATTTCTGTCCCCCAAAAGCTCACAAATGAGATTAATGATCTGGCTGCACCAAAGATTGCAAAATGAATGCAGTTGTttgtttcatgttttttttaacttaaagcGCTTTGTGAAAGAAGCAATATGTGATAGTTTGTGCTCAGTGTGACTCCATTAAGTAACCTTTATATTCTTCAGTTGATCAGACAGCAAGCTTAAcaataaaaatttcaaaaaaaaaattgaacattttaGGAAATTGAGGTTAAAAGAGATGGGGGcttgctttatttaaaaaaagagaagtaaaTTTTGGGGAAATGTTGGAAATTATATCTTAGACATTTGCTTTCTGAGCTTTTTTTTTCACAACAATTACAGTCCTCAATCATAACAAGCATATAAGAGTTGTGTTTTTTCTTACAGAAAAAGTCAACTTATTTTCAAGATTTCTCGGAGATCAGACAACTTTGTTATAATAGAAGTCTAAATATTGACCATCGTGTAGTTTATATTTTTCCCTAAATTTATTAGTTCCTTATGGTGTGTTAGAATGGAAGATTAATGTTACTAAGCAGAAAGACTTTGAGATCGTGGCTAATAGGAAGAATTTTGATGTGCAAAGGAATGACAAAATAGcattcacatgaagctgccttgtacagaATTAGACCACTGGCCTGTCAAGGTTGGTGTTGCCTGCTCtcattggcagcagctgtccagagtgccaggcagaggtatttcacaGCTGGAGGTCCTGGGGATTAAATGTGGATTTTGTTTTGCTGAGAAAGCAAGGGCTGAAGCTGTAGTACTGGCTCTCTAAGCAACCAAGTGATGACAGGTTAGCTCCTGAGTTTTGGAAATGGCTCCTAAATCTGGTGCTATATGCAAGCATTTGAAGTGAGGTAATAGCAAAACTTTAGGGCCAATTCTTTCCATGTTAACAGTGATGGAAATcaattgttttgcttttgtcCTGCTGTCTAAAGATTCTCCAGGGCAGCTTTGTGGATTGGGACTACCTCCTTCATGATCCTAGTCCTTCCTGTTGTTTTTGAAACGGAAAAACTTcagatggagcagcagcagcaactgcagcAACGGCAGGTGAGAACTGCATTGTTCTCTTCTGTAGCCTGTTCATTTAGTGGTTCTTGTCCTGTTTTTGAAATTACTTCCTTCTTTGATCTCTGGAGCTTTAGCACTGTTGTTGCTTTCCgttcccccatcccatcccctcatCATTAACCATTGAAAtgtagttttatttttgtatgttaTTAATTAGTATGAATCCTTCTACATATGTAATGTCTCACAAAACACACCCAAATTACGTACAAATAACAATACAAATTGCACCCCAAAACACACCCAAATTACATACTTATCAACACTTTCCCTGATGTAGACACCCCACATTACCACCATATGCACCTGTTTATATAATTGTTTATATAATTGTTTATCTTGTTTTAGGGTAAAGTTTCTCAAGTCTTTAAATTAACACCAGGACATGCAGACTTCTGCCTAACTTTTTCTGTTCATTGCTACCTATCCAACTTTAGTTCTGGTCATACTTGTATTTTAACTATGAAATAGGACACATTTCCTCTGACTGAATTTGAGTGGATGTAGTTGaatatttactgttttcagagTGAGTGCATCTGATTGCTGGATGCATTATTACATCAAAACATGCAGCCTATAACAATGTATATCCTCAAAAGAATGGCATCACCTTGTCATTGGCATGACTCTGTGACCTTGGCTGTCTTCCGTCCTTCATTCAGTGGATCATAGCCGCATATGCCATGTTTAAGGTGTTCAGCAAAAAGTATAATTCATGGTAAAACATATATGGTCCTTGAGTATCTGACTAGAGATCACAATATTGGTACCTTAATGTTGCACAACTGGTGCCTTGTGTATCCGTGCTGACTTTTCAACTCGtcttctgaaggggaaaaaaatcccagcagTGGTATAGACTGTGGGACGTTGCATTGGACAAGAGATTTTCATTGCTTGAATTACTAGAAATATTTTCACATTGGCCTTGTGTACTAAAGCAGTCTGGGCAGAATGATAGAACAGGCAACAAAGAACAGTACTGAACGTCATCAAATGCTAGGCTTGCATTCTTCAAAAGAACTGAGACATACCAGTCTGAGGTGAAAATCCTTCCTAATTAAACTGTAAAGAGGCTTGTATGTGATTCTTGCATTCAGTCATGTTTTCTCATTTCTTTCAGATTTTATTGGGACCCAACACAGGGCTGTCCGGAGGAATGCCAGGGGCCCTGCCTTCTCTTCctggaaagatttagagaaattaCGTTGGAGCCATATCATGAAAGGCAATCTTGGGAATTATTTGACGGAACTATCGATTGGTTAGGCTGGGGTATTTTTTCCCCATAAACCTTGGAAAATCAACCTATTCACGGTGGAGGCAGGATCCCTGTCTGGATCTCCTGAAACGGGCTATCTTCCTTCCCGCTTAGGCAGTCATGACTTTTCCATCTGCTCAGTCCCTGTTGTAAGCAACTGCAAAGATTTTAATAAGCTTGTTTTGGTATCCTTATCTCCAGGAAGCCACCTCAGGACATGTCAGATTCTGGCCAGCCAGAAATATTGTCAGTGTAAATATTCCTGTATTCCTCTCCTGCTGTATTGTAGACCTGTTTCAGAGCAGTGACAGCAAGAGTGACTGTTCCAGCACATAGAACATCCAGTAGACTCTATGCAGTAAGCTCCTACTTGAAGAAAATTACATGCcctataaatatttgaaaaatgtggggaagaagggaaagtcaTTTTTGCCAAGTCTCTGCTGAATCTATTAGTATCGAAGTCAGCTACAGTACTTTTGTATTAAATAGTTTCAGTGCAAACACGAGTGTTTTCTTTAATATTTCGTGTATTGTTTACTTCTTTACATTGGATAATGTATGTTATACCTCAGCGTGACATGTGAATGTTTAGCAGAGAATGGTGGGAGAAGTGGACTAGGATGCCTCCTGAACTAGAATAGGTGGGCAAGAAGACTTCCTTTAAAGCTTCAACTTCATACCAATGTTTATTTTGGCTTTACATGCATCATTACAGGACACTTCAGTGCAACAGAAAGTGACAAGACACgaaagtttttttcatttttaatatttggTTAAACAAAATACATCTCTGTAAACAAACCCAGGACAAGGctataacaaaacaaaaccaaacaagcAAGAAAACGATTATGGGCTTCTCCATTCCCAAGCAATGGGACTGGGCTAGTACCTTTTTCTGTTACCATAACTCTTGTCCAGAGGGGTGTGGGTGATCACATGTTCCCTTTTCCTGAGCAGCTGAATCACACCACTTTCCCTAGGAACAGAACAATGGCAAAAATACAGAGAAGAGAAACAgccttaagttttttaaaaagatatttgcaTATTGTGCACTGGTCCATTGATTTCCATGCAAACAGGGTCTCTCCAAAGTGCTGTTTAGTCAGCGTAGAGCATAGTCTTTcctgctgagtttttaaaaatgctcttcaAAAAATGGCTTCAGGTAAGAAGCAGAACTGCAAGCCTGAtgttctgctggtggaaagtgtGGGTAGGTGTGTACAAATTCTGCCAGCTGGTTTTGGTCATTGGAATGTGTAGTCCAGGAGGAGGGCGGGCTTGGTAAAAATAGATGTATTGGGCTTGGGCTGTAGTACATGCAGAGAAGAGCCACTTAGGTTTCCAGTATATTGTCTGCAGGTTGTCCAAAGGCCAAAGGATAAGATCATATTCTTATCTTGACACCACATGCTGCATCAAAGTGTGAAAGGATAGCATAGGTACTTGGAATGCTGAATTAGCCGGTGGTGTACATTGTGCTCACATTCAGGAAGGGTAGGCCAAAGACTCCCACAACAgtgaaaaatgcagaaaatgtaGGTTCTCTTTCTGCTGTTCCAATATTACTGGAGATGAAGCAGGCAGAAAACAATAGTAATGAAAAATGCAACAGTCATCCAGAGTCAGTAA of Sphaerodactylus townsendi isolate TG3544 linkage group LG06, MPM_Stown_v2.3, whole genome shotgun sequence contains these proteins:
- the TOMM22 gene encoding mitochondrial import receptor subunit TOM22 homolog, with amino-acid sequence MAVATPLTPEDLLLPKSVSGKAEELDEEVTEEDDEEELDETLAERLWGLTEMFPEGVRTAAGATFDMSLSVAQKMYRFSRAALWIGTTSFMILVLPVVFETEKLQMEQQQQLQQRQILLGPNTGLSGGMPGALPSLPGKI